The genomic region CCCTTAGGCCGCCTTGATTTCAGCGCCGCTGGACTTGAACACGCGAACGCGCGAACCATCAGCCTGCACCTTGATACCCACGCGATCAGCCTTGCCGGTAGCCGCATTGAAGATGGCCACGTTGGACTGATGGATTGGCATAGCCTTTTCAACGATGCCGCCAGTCGTACCCTTCA from Acidovorax sp. DW039 harbors:
- the rplX gene encoding 50S ribosomal protein L24, translating into MNKIRKGDEVIVLTGRDKGKRGTVTLRKDDSYLVIEGINLVKKHAKPNPMKGTTGGIVEKAMPIHQSNVAIFNAATGKADRVGIKVQADGSRVRVFKSSGAEIKAA